A stretch of DNA from Methylosinus sp. LW4:
GGCGCGCTTCCAATTGCTCGTGTAGGTGAGAACGAAGCCGAGGTCGCCCGGCAGCTCGTGGGGCGGGATGGAGAGAGCGGCGACGATGAGCGTCGTTCCCAGCGCCATCGCCCAGAGGGCCGGCGCGAGACGAATGGTGCGGCGCAGGAAAAAGGAGGAGAAGCGAAAGCTTCTCGTCTCCAGCTCGTCGAGCAGGAGAGTCGTGATGAGATAGCCGCTCAGCACGAAGAATATGTCGACGCCGACGAAGCCGCCCGTCGGCAGATTTTGCCAGTAATGAAACAGGATCACGAAAAGAACCGCGACTCCGCGGAGGCCGTCCAGCGCGGCCGCTCTCGAATTCATCATTGAAACGCCTTGAAATATTACGGGAGCCGTTTGCGACAATCCCGTAAGTAGTCTCGGCGAAAATTCTTAACGAAAGGCTGCGCTCACGCCGTGCTCACCGCCTCCTTGCCGAGCGCCGCCTGCGCCGCGGCGAGGCGGGCGATCGGCACGCGATAGGGCGAGCAGGACACGTAATCGAGGCCGACGCTCTCGAAGAAGGCGATGGAGGCCGGATCGCCGCCATGCTCGCCGCAAATGCCGAGCTTGATCGCGGGACGTTGCGCGCGGGCGCGCGTCGCGGCGAGGCGCACCAGCTCGCCGACGCCCTGCTGATCGATGGTCACGAAAGGATCGGCCGGCAATATGCCTTTTTGCGCATAGGCGCCGAGGAAGGAGCCGGCGTCGTCGCGCGAGACGCCCAGCGCCGTCTGGGTGAGGTCATTGGTGCCGAAGGAGAAGAACTCCGCCGTCTCGGCGATCTCGGCGGCGCGCAGGCAGGCGCGCGGCAGCTCGATCATCGTGCCGATGTGATATTTGGGCGAGAGGCCGGTCTCCTGCTCGAGCGCCTTCGCCGTCGCGTCTATGCGCGCGGCGACGAAATCCAGCTCCGCCTTGGAGAAGACCAGCGGCACCATGATCTCGATCGTCGCCGGCACGCCGGTTTGCGCGGCGGAGGCGATCGCCGCCTCGAAGATCGCGCGCGCCTGCATCTCGGCGATCTCGGGGAAGGCGACGGCGAGGCGCACGCCGCGAAAGCCGAGCATGGGATTGAACTCGGAGAGCTCCTTGGCGCGCTGGCGCAGCTTGGCCGGATCGGCGCCCATGGCCTCCGCCACCTCGGCGATCTCGGATTCCGTATGCGGCAGAAACTCGTGCAGCGGCGGGTCGAGCAGGCGGATCGTCACCGGCAGGCCGGCCATGATCTCGAACAGCTCCTGAAAATCGCCGCGCTGGATCGGCAGCAGCTTGGCGAGCGCGGCGCGGCGGCCCTCGACATCGTCGGCGAGGATCATCTCGCGCACGGAGACGATGCGGTCGTCCTCGAAGAACATATGCTCGGTGCGAGCGAGGCCGACGCCCTCGGCGCCGAAGCGCCGCGCCGCGCGGGCGTCCGCCGGCGTCTCGGCGTTGGCGCGCACGCGCATGCGGCGGGCCTTGTCCGCCCATTCCATCAGCACGGCGAATTCGCCGGTCAGCTCCGGCTGGCGCATCTTCACCGCGCCGGCGATCACGCGGCCGGCCGAGCCGTCTATGGTGACGAGATCGCCCTTGGCGAAGCGGCGCCCCGCGACTGAAAAGCTCTGGTCCTCATAGCTCACGCGGATGGCGCCGACGCCGGAGACGCAGGGCTTGCCCATGCCGCGGGCCACCACGGCGGCGTGCGAGGTCATGCCGCCGCGCGTCGTCAATATGCCCTCGGCGGCGTGCATTCCGCCGATATCCTCCGGGCTCGTCTCGACGCGCACCAGAATGATCTTGCGGCCCTGCGCGGCGAGCGCCTCGGCCTCCGCGGCGTCGAAGACGATCTCACCGACGGCGGCGCCGGGCGAAGCGGGCAGGCCGCTGGCCAATATGGTCGTCTTCACGTCCGGGTCGATGGTGGGATGCAGCAATTGGTCGAGCGACAGTGGATCGATGCGCAATATCGCCTCGTCGCGGGTGATGAGCCCCTCATTGGCCATGTCGACGGCGATCTTCAGCGCGGCCGGCGCGGTGCGCTTGCCGGTGCGCGTCTGCAGCATCCAGAGCTTCCCGCGCTCGACGGTGAACTCCATGTCCTGCATGTCGCGATAATGCTTCTCGAGCAGCGCCGAGACGTGGCGGAACTCCTCGAACACATCCGGCAGCGCCGCCTCCATGGAGGGACGGGTGGAGCCGCCGGCGCGGCGCGCGGCCTCGGTGATCGGCTGCGGGGTGCGGATGCCGGCGACGACATCCTCGCCCTGCGCATTGATGAGGAACTCGCCATAGAGCTCGCGCGCGCCGGTCGAGGGATTGCGTGTGAAAGCGACGCCGGTCGCGGAATTATCGTCCATATTGCCGAAGACCATGGCCTGAACATTGACGGCCGTGCCCCAATCCTCGGGAATATTGTGCAGCTGGCGATAGATGATGGCGCGGTGATTCATCCAGGAGGAGAAGACGGCGCCGATCGCGCCCCATAATTGCTCGCGCGGCTCCTGTGGAAAGGGGCGGGCGGTCGCTTTCTCGACAATCGTCTTGAATGTGTCGACGATAAAGCGCCAATCATCGGCCGAAAGATCCGTGTCGAGCGAGAGGCCTTTCTTCTCCTTATAGTGCTCGAGCGCGTCCTCGAACGCGTGATGCTCGAGGCCGAGCACCACTGTCGCATACATTTCGACGAAGCGACGGTAGGAATCATAGGCGAAGCGCTCATTGCCGGCGATCGCCGCCAGCGCCCCGACGGTCTTGTCGTTGAGGCCGAGGTTCAGCACCGTATCCATCATGCCGGGCATGGAGGCGCGGGCGCCGGAGCGCACCGAGACCAGCAGCGGCCATTTCGACTCGCCGAAGCTATGGCCGGCGAGCTCGCCGAGACGCTCCAGCGCCGCGTCGATCTGCGCGCCGAGCTCGGCCGGATAGGTCTTGCCATTCGCATAGAAATGCGAGCAAACCTCGGTGGTTATGGTGAAGCCAGGGGGGACCGGCAGGCCGAGCCCGGCCATTTCGGCGAGGTTGGCTCCCTTGCCGCCGAGCAGGTTCTTCATCGCGGCCGCGCCTTCGGCCGCGCCGCCGCCGAAATTATAGACCCATTTGGTCATAGCATCATTTTCCGGGCGCCACGCTGCGGCGCAACATACAAGAACCGGACCGCCGAGAGCTTCCCCCGAAGGTTTCGCATATTCGAGCTCACGCTCGCAACCGGCGGCGCCGGGATTGTCCGGCGAATGACCGGTCCTTGTCGCAAAATAGGTCGGCCCAGACGAATATTCCGTGAACGGCGGCCCCGCCGGCGCAGAAAATGGACGCTTGTCCCGATGCATGGCGAGCGGCGCGCTTTTCTGGTCTAATGCAATTCCGCGAGGAAAGCTTCGGGGACCACGCCATGATCGACGACCAGGATGAGCGTCCGCGCGCCGGAGCGGGCGGCGGCAAGACCGTCTCGCACGAGATCGGCCAGCCCCTGGACGCGCTCTCGGTCGCCGAATTCGACGAGCGCATCGCGCTGCTGCGCGCCGAGATCGAGCGGCTCGAGCAGGCGCGCGCCGCCAAGGCGGCCTCGCTCGCGGCCGCCGACGCGTTTTTCAAGAAATAGATCGGCGATTTGCTTTGCCGGGCCGCGCGCCTATAGGTTGGCGCCTGTTTTGGCTCCCGCCGGCAGGGCGATTCGTCCGCCGGCGCTCGAGGATCCGTCCATGCGCGTGCTCGGCATTGAAACCACCTGCGACGAGACGGCGGTCGCCGTCGTGGCGTCGCGCATCGGCGGCGATGGCGGCGACATTCTCTCAAATGAGGTGATGAGCCAGATCGCCCAGCATGCGGCCTATGGCGGCGTCGTGCCGGAGATCGCGGCGCGCGCCCATATCGATGTGCTGGAGCGGCTGATCGTCCGCGCGCTGGATACGGCGGGAACCGACATCGCCGGCGTCGACGCCATAGCGGCTTCCGCCGGGCCGGGCCTCATCGGCGGCATTCTCGTCGGCCTCACCGCGGCCAAGGCGCTGGCGCTCGCCGCCGACAAGCCCTTCATCGCCGTCAATCACCTCGAGGCCCATGCGCTCACCGGCCGCCTGACCGAGCGGCTGGACTTCCCCTATCTCGCTCTGCTGGTTTCCGGCGGCCATACGCAGCTCGTCGCCGTGATGGGCGTCGGGGATTACAAGCGGCTCGGCTCGACAGTGGATGACGCGGCCGGCGAGGCCTTCGACAAGGTCGCCAAAATGCTCGGGCTTCCCTATCCCGGCGGCCCGCATATCGAGCGTTTGGCGGAGGAGGGCGATCCGGCCCGCTTCGATTTTCCGCGTCCCATGTTCGGCCGCGAGGGGGCGGATTTCTCGCTCTCCGGCCTCAAGACCGCGGTGCGCCAGGAGATCGCCCGGATCGGAACGCCGACCGAGCGCGACGTCGCTGATCTCGCCGCCTCCTTCCAGGCGGCGATCGTGGATGTTCTGGTCGATCGCGTGCGCTCCGGCCTGCGCATCTTCACCCAGAATGGCGGCCAGCCCAATGGGCTCGTCATCGGCGGCGGCGTCGGCGCCAATGGCGCGATCCGCCGCGCGCTCACGCGTCTTTGCGCCGAGACCGGCCTGCGCTTCGTCTCGCCGCCGCCGGGGCTGTGCTCGGACAATGGCGCGGTGGTGGCCTGGGCCGGGCTCGAGCGCTTTGCGCGCGGCATGACCGATGATCTGACCTTCGCCGCCCGCCCGCGCTGGCCGCTGGACGCCAACGCCGGCGCGTTGCACCACGGCAAGGCGTGAGCGCTCGATGCCTTCGGCGGGGCGGATGAGATGAAGCGGCTCTTGCTGGCCGCGGCGGCGACCTTCTCGGTTCCGCCGCAGCCCGGCGGCCTGCTGTCGCAGGAGCCGCTCGCCGTCGGCGTGCGCGTCTTCTATGGGCCGCGCCCCGGCTTCGAGGACATCGATCTGCGGCTCATCGGCGGCGCCAAAAAATCCATCGATATGGCCGCTTATGTCCTCACCGATCGCGCGGTGATCTCGGCGCTCGGCGCCGCCGCCATGCGCGGCGTGCGCGTGCGAATCTATATCGACGGGGAGGAGCGCGGCGGCCTCGGCTCGGCGGTGGAGGCGGTCGCCGCCGCCCGCAATATGGAGATCAGGCGCAAGGGCCGCTCGCGCGATCTGATGCATCTGAAGTCCTATCAGGTGGACGGACGGATGCTGCGCAGCGGCTCCGCCAATTTTTCGGTCTCGGGCGAAGAATTCCAGGACAATGACCTCATATTGATCGAAAGCCCTAGTGCGGTCGAGCAGTTCGAGGCGACATTCGAGCGGCTATGGGCGCGCTCGGACAATCAGAAGATCGGGATGCGATGACGAGCGAGGAGAAGAAGATCGCCGTGCTGGGCGCGGGCGCCTGGGGAACGGCGCTCGCCAATGTGGCCGCGACTGGGCGCGAGAGAGTGGCGCTCTGGGGTCATGATCCCGCCCATATCGCCGCCCTCGCGCGCGACCGCGAGAACCGCGCCTATCTGCCGGGCCTGCCGTTGGCGGCGGGCGTCGCGCCTTCCGCCGATCTCGAGGCCGTGGCGGGCGCCGGCGTCGTGCTCTCGGTGGTTCCGGCGCAGGCGATGCGCGAAGTGGCGCGGCGCTTTCGCGACATTCTCGCGCCGGGAACGGCTTTCGTCATCTGCTCCAAGGGCATAGAGAGTGGCACGCGGCGCTTCATGAGCGAGGTGGCGGCGCAGGAGTTGCCGCAGGCGAATATCGCCATTCTCTCCGGCCCGAGCTTCGCCGCCGATGTCTGCCGCGGCCTGCCGACGGCGGTGACGCTCGCCGCGCGCGACGAGGCGCTGGCCAAGCGCCTGTGCGAGATATTGTCGACGCGCGCCTTCCGCCTCTATCGCTCAACCGATGTGCTGGGCGTCGAGATCGGCGGCGCGGCGAAGAATGTGCTCGCCATAGCGAGCGGCATGGCGGCGGGCAGGGCGCTCGGCGCCAGCGCCGGCGCCGCGCTGATCGCGCGCGGCTTCGCCGAGCTGACGCGTCTCGGCCGCGCCTATGGCGTCAATCAGGAGACGCTGATGGGCCTCTCCGGCCTCGGCGATCTGGTGCTCACCTGCGGCTCGGCGCAATCGCGCAATTTCGCCCTGGGCGCGGCGCTGGCGAGCGGCGAGGCGCCGCTCGAGGCCGCCCACGGCAAGCTCGCCGAGGGCGCCTTCACCGCCTCCGCCCTCGTGGCCATGGCCAAGGAGCGCGGCGTCGA
This window harbors:
- the ppdK gene encoding pyruvate, phosphate dikinase is translated as MTKWVYNFGGGAAEGAAAMKNLLGGKGANLAEMAGLGLPVPPGFTITTEVCSHFYANGKTYPAELGAQIDAALERLGELAGHSFGESKWPLLVSVRSGARASMPGMMDTVLNLGLNDKTVGALAAIAGNERFAYDSYRRFVEMYATVVLGLEHHAFEDALEHYKEKKGLSLDTDLSADDWRFIVDTFKTIVEKATARPFPQEPREQLWGAIGAVFSSWMNHRAIIYRQLHNIPEDWGTAVNVQAMVFGNMDDNSATGVAFTRNPSTGARELYGEFLINAQGEDVVAGIRTPQPITEAARRAGGSTRPSMEAALPDVFEEFRHVSALLEKHYRDMQDMEFTVERGKLWMLQTRTGKRTAPAALKIAVDMANEGLITRDEAILRIDPLSLDQLLHPTIDPDVKTTILASGLPASPGAAVGEIVFDAAEAEALAAQGRKIILVRVETSPEDIGGMHAAEGILTTRGGMTSHAAVVARGMGKPCVSGVGAIRVSYEDQSFSVAGRRFAKGDLVTIDGSAGRVIAGAVKMRQPELTGEFAVLMEWADKARRMRVRANAETPADARAARRFGAEGVGLARTEHMFFEDDRIVSVREMILADDVEGRRAALAKLLPIQRGDFQELFEIMAGLPVTIRLLDPPLHEFLPHTESEIAEVAEAMGADPAKLRQRAKELSEFNPMLGFRGVRLAVAFPEIAEMQARAIFEAAIASAAQTGVPATIEIMVPLVFSKAELDFVAARIDATAKALEQETGLSPKYHIGTMIELPRACLRAAEIAETAEFFSFGTNDLTQTALGVSRDDAGSFLGAYAQKGILPADPFVTIDQQGVGELVRLAATRARAQRPAIKLGICGEHGGDPASIAFFESVGLDYVSCSPYRVPIARLAAAQAALGKEAVSTA
- a CDS encoding DUF1192 domain-containing protein; this translates as MIDDQDERPRAGAGGGKTVSHEIGQPLDALSVAEFDERIALLRAEIERLEQARAAKAASLAAADAFFKK
- the tsaD gene encoding tRNA (adenosine(37)-N6)-threonylcarbamoyltransferase complex transferase subunit TsaD, with the translated sequence MRVLGIETTCDETAVAVVASRIGGDGGDILSNEVMSQIAQHAAYGGVVPEIAARAHIDVLERLIVRALDTAGTDIAGVDAIAASAGPGLIGGILVGLTAAKALALAADKPFIAVNHLEAHALTGRLTERLDFPYLALLVSGGHTQLVAVMGVGDYKRLGSTVDDAAGEAFDKVAKMLGLPYPGGPHIERLAEEGDPARFDFPRPMFGREGADFSLSGLKTAVRQEIARIGTPTERDVADLAASFQAAIVDVLVDRVRSGLRIFTQNGGQPNGLVIGGGVGANGAIRRALTRLCAETGLRFVSPPPGLCSDNGAVVAWAGLERFARGMTDDLTFAARPRWPLDANAGALHHGKA
- a CDS encoding phospholipase D-like domain-containing protein, with the protein product MKRLLLAAAATFSVPPQPGGLLSQEPLAVGVRVFYGPRPGFEDIDLRLIGGAKKSIDMAAYVLTDRAVISALGAAAMRGVRVRIYIDGEERGGLGSAVEAVAAARNMEIRRKGRSRDLMHLKSYQVDGRMLRSGSANFSVSGEEFQDNDLILIESPSAVEQFEATFERLWARSDNQKIGMR
- a CDS encoding NAD(P)H-dependent glycerol-3-phosphate dehydrogenase, with translation MTSEEKKIAVLGAGAWGTALANVAATGRERVALWGHDPAHIAALARDRENRAYLPGLPLAAGVAPSADLEAVAGAGVVLSVVPAQAMREVARRFRDILAPGTAFVICSKGIESGTRRFMSEVAAQELPQANIAILSGPSFAADVCRGLPTAVTLAARDEALAKRLCEILSTRAFRLYRSTDVLGVEIGGAAKNVLAIASGMAAGRALGASAGAALIARGFAELTRLGRAYGVNQETLMGLSGLGDLVLTCGSAQSRNFALGAALASGEAPLEAAHGKLAEGAFTASALVAMAKERGVEMPIAEAVDAILSGAIGVDQAIEALLMRPLRAEA